Proteins from a single region of Abyssalbus ytuae:
- a CDS encoding cytochrome-c peroxidase, whose protein sequence is MKKIIFLLIALSIVACKKERKENLKVTKPTQKTELQLQANNFFKPISSLAYEVIPENKIELGKKLYFDTRLSKDGNISCNSCHNLNTFGVDNLPTSPGDTRELGSRNSPSVIYASLHAKQFWDGRAKDVEEQAGMPILNPVEHNIPSEEFLVSRVKDIEEYQELFKEVYPDEENPVTFKNLTGAIGAFERQFLPESRFDKWLEGDETALNKHEKDGLKAFIDNGCIACHNGVALGGQLMQKFGLYGNYWEFTKSKLIDAGLYDLTKKDSDKYIFKTPSLRNIEKTYPYFHDGSIDSLEEAVKIMAKLQNNKEPSEIETKNIVSFLKTLTADIDDKHKTL, encoded by the coding sequence ATGAAAAAAATAATATTCCTTTTAATTGCGCTAAGTATTGTTGCATGTAAAAAAGAGAGGAAAGAAAATTTAAAAGTTACAAAACCAACTCAAAAAACCGAATTACAACTTCAAGCCAATAACTTTTTTAAGCCTATTTCATCTCTGGCTTATGAAGTCATTCCTGAAAACAAAATTGAATTAGGTAAAAAGCTTTATTTTGATACCCGTTTGTCTAAAGATGGCAATATTAGTTGTAATTCCTGCCACAACCTGAACACCTTTGGTGTAGATAATTTGCCAACATCTCCTGGAGATACCAGGGAATTAGGAAGCCGTAATTCTCCCTCTGTGATCTATGCTTCTTTACATGCCAAGCAATTTTGGGATGGTCGGGCCAAAGATGTTGAAGAACAAGCCGGAATGCCTATATTAAATCCTGTTGAACATAATATCCCGTCTGAAGAGTTTTTAGTATCCAGAGTAAAAGATATTGAAGAATACCAAGAGTTATTTAAAGAGGTATATCCGGATGAAGAAAATCCTGTCACTTTTAAAAATCTAACCGGGGCGATAGGTGCTTTTGAACGACAGTTTCTTCCTGAAAGTCGCTTTGATAAATGGCTGGAAGGTGATGAAACAGCTTTAAATAAACATGAAAAAGACGGCTTAAAAGCATTTATTGATAATGGTTGTATAGCTTGCCATAATGGTGTTGCCTTAGGAGGACAACTTATGCAAAAATTCGGTTTATATGGTAATTATTGGGAATTTACAAAAAGTAAACTCATTGATGCCGGTTTATATGACTTAACTAAAAAAGATAGTGACAAATATATTTTTAAAACACCTAGCTTACGGAATATAGAAAAAACTTATCCTTATTTTCACGATGGTTCTATTGACAGTCTTGAAGAAGCGGTAAAAATCATGGCAAAACTGCAAAATAACAAAGAACCCTCAGAAATAGAAACTAAAAATATTGTTTCATTTTTAAAAACACTTACCGCTGATATAGATGACAAACACAAAACTTTATAG
- a CDS encoding aminotransferase class V-fold PLP-dependent enzyme, producing the protein MNTTSHKKDISSLEAYFNQFRDNIVGVNQTFASPFGQKKIIYADWTASGRLYKPIEDTLTNVIGPFVANTHTETSLTGSLMTFAYKKSRQIIKKHTNANKDDVLITVGTGMTGAVNKFQRILGIKVSENLKSHTKIPDEIRPIVFVSHMEHHSNQTSWLETIAKVILIPHNEEGLICLKSFKTLLEKHKDHPIKIASVTACSNVTGIVTDYYAVAKLIHQYNGLCFVDFACSAPYVNIDMHPADENAYLDAIFFSPHKFLGGPGSSGVLIFNKKLYKNLVPDNPGGGTVNYTNPWGDHDYIDDIETREDGGTPGFMQSIRTALAIKLKEKMGVNNILEREHEINQYIFDRLSKIDNLIILADKHIERLGVFSFFIENVHYNLVVKLLNDRFGIQTRGGCSCAGTYGHYLLNVNHDVSKELEKKILSGFLFERPGWVRMSIHPTMTNEEVKYICDALEEVAANYEKWSNDYDYNRSNNEFEFKSHKQDVNESLNGWFDI; encoded by the coding sequence ATGAATACTACCTCCCACAAAAAAGATATTTCTTCCTTAGAAGCATATTTTAACCAATTCAGAGACAATATTGTTGGTGTTAATCAAACTTTTGCTTCCCCTTTTGGACAAAAAAAAATTATTTATGCAGATTGGACTGCAAGCGGTCGCTTATATAAGCCGATAGAGGATACCTTAACAAATGTTATTGGCCCCTTTGTAGCCAATACTCATACTGAAACTTCTTTAACCGGATCATTGATGACCTTTGCATACAAAAAGTCCCGGCAAATAATAAAAAAACATACCAATGCCAATAAAGACGATGTTTTAATAACGGTAGGAACTGGGATGACTGGTGCTGTTAATAAGTTTCAGCGTATTCTGGGAATAAAAGTTTCAGAGAATTTAAAAAGTCATACTAAAATACCTGATGAAATACGGCCTATTGTTTTTGTTTCTCATATGGAACATCACTCCAATCAGACTTCATGGTTAGAAACTATTGCAAAGGTTATTCTAATACCTCATAATGAGGAAGGGCTTATCTGTTTAAAAAGCTTTAAAACTCTATTAGAGAAACATAAAGATCATCCTATAAAGATTGCTTCGGTAACTGCATGTTCTAATGTGACAGGAATTGTAACAGACTATTATGCAGTAGCTAAGCTAATACATCAATACAATGGTTTGTGTTTTGTTGATTTTGCATGTTCCGCCCCTTATGTGAATATTGATATGCACCCTGCTGATGAAAATGCATATTTAGATGCCATTTTTTTCTCGCCACACAAGTTTTTGGGAGGCCCCGGCTCATCAGGGGTGCTTATTTTTAATAAAAAACTTTACAAAAATTTAGTTCCGGATAATCCTGGCGGTGGTACTGTAAATTATACAAATCCATGGGGAGACCATGATTATATTGATGATATAGAAACACGGGAGGATGGTGGTACCCCCGGTTTTATGCAAAGTATTAGAACTGCATTGGCAATAAAGCTAAAAGAAAAAATGGGGGTTAATAATATATTAGAGAGGGAGCATGAAATAAATCAATATATATTTGATAGGTTATCAAAAATAGATAATCTTATTATTTTGGCAGATAAACACATAGAAAGATTGGGTGTTTTTTCTTTTTTTATAGAAAATGTCCATTATAACCTTGTGGTCAAATTGTTAAATGACAGATTTGGTATTCAAACTCGGGGCGGATGTTCGTGTGCCGGTACTTACGGCCACTATTTATTAAATGTTAACCATGATGTTTCTAAAGAGTTAGAAAAAAAGATTTTAAGTGGATTTTTGTTTGAAAGACCCGGCTGGGTTAGAATGTCCATACATCCTACCATGACTAATGAAGAGGTAAAATATATATGTGATGCCCTGGAAGAAGTTGCTGCCAATTATGAAAAATGGTCAAACGATTATGATTATAACCGCAGCAATAATGAATTCGAATTTAAATCACATAAACAAGATGTAAATGAATCTTTAAATGGATGGTTTGATATTTAA
- a CDS encoding peptidoglycan-binding domain-containing protein, with product MKQIIIFLLVVIISIMGYNLYKKHKRFTPPEYEYKISEKIDLNYFNQTFLLHYYQQVEKLNGYVITQWANNGIDVRNPGNDDETIKSAVNEYASLLGKVKFYEEKLIQSSNLKKEGLNNDNIRIMEEQGISPENYKKKQETQNNILSSTILKELFKNNNNNKNIGLGAQGPMVFELQKILVKKGYEMPIDGIYKAATYEAVKAFEEKNSLYPDGRLDILTLEHLLK from the coding sequence ATGAAACAAATCATTATTTTTTTACTTGTTGTTATTATCTCAATTATGGGATATAACCTATACAAAAAACACAAAAGATTTACTCCTCCTGAATATGAATATAAAATCAGTGAAAAAATTGACCTGAATTATTTTAACCAAACTTTTTTACTTCATTATTACCAGCAGGTAGAGAAACTAAACGGATATGTTATTACTCAATGGGCTAATAACGGGATAGACGTAAGAAACCCGGGAAATGATGACGAAACCATAAAATCGGCTGTAAATGAATATGCAAGTCTTTTAGGAAAAGTTAAGTTTTATGAAGAGAAATTGATTCAATCTTCTAACCTGAAGAAAGAAGGTTTAAACAATGATAATATCCGAATTATGGAGGAACAGGGAATAAGCCCGGAAAATTATAAAAAAAAGCAGGAAACACAGAACAATATTTTAAGTTCAACAATACTAAAAGAACTATTTAAAAATAACAATAATAACAAAAATATAGGTCTTGGTGCTCAGGGCCCTATGGTTTTTGAATTGCAAAAAATACTGGTAAAAAAAGGGTATGAAATGCCTATAGATGGTATTTATAAAGCAGCCACATATGAAGCTGTGAAAGCGTTTGAAGAAAAAAACAGTTTATACCCCGATGGAAGATTGGATATACTAACGTTGGAGCATTTGTTAAAATAG
- a CDS encoding enoyl-CoA hydratase/isomerase family protein has product MGTTRQNGSLYTAIQNKIATVEFGHPASNSFPSELLERLTNELGKLSENKDVNVVILKSEDDRAFCAGASFDELVAITNFEEGKKFFMGFANVINSMRKCSKLIIGRIQGKTVGGGVGLVAACDYTLAVEAASVKLSEFTIGIGPFVIAPALERKIGVAALGELTLAAHEWKNAYWAKEKGLYSKVTDSTKELDKEIEMLAEKLASYNPEALKAMKKVLWENTNHWDKLLEEKAEISGKLVLSEFTKNALQKFKK; this is encoded by the coding sequence ATGGGTACAACCAGACAAAACGGAAGTTTATATACCGCCATACAGAACAAAATTGCTACAGTTGAATTTGGCCATCCTGCCAGCAATTCTTTTCCATCAGAATTGTTGGAAAGATTAACCAATGAATTAGGAAAACTTTCTGAAAACAAGGATGTGAATGTTGTTATTTTAAAAAGTGAAGATGATCGGGCTTTCTGTGCCGGGGCTTCTTTTGATGAACTCGTGGCCATTACAAATTTTGAAGAGGGGAAAAAGTTTTTTATGGGATTTGCCAATGTTATAAATTCTATGAGAAAATGTTCTAAATTAATCATTGGGCGAATACAGGGTAAAACAGTGGGAGGCGGTGTGGGGCTGGTTGCTGCCTGCGATTATACATTAGCTGTAGAGGCAGCATCTGTAAAACTGTCTGAATTTACCATAGGAATAGGTCCGTTTGTAATTGCTCCTGCCTTAGAACGTAAAATAGGTGTTGCTGCCTTAGGCGAACTGACACTTGCTGCCCATGAGTGGAAAAATGCTTATTGGGCCAAAGAAAAAGGCCTATATTCTAAAGTAACTGATTCCACTAAGGAATTAGATAAAGAAATTGAAATGCTTGCTGAAAAACTTGCTTCCTACAATCCGGAAGCCCTGAAAGCGATGAAAAAAGTATTATGGGAAAACACAAATCACTGGGATAAATTGCTTGAAGAAAAAGCAGAAATATCGGGAAAACTTGTGTTATCGGAGTTTACAAAAAATGCCTTACAAAAATTTAAAAAGTAA
- a CDS encoding MATE family efflux transporter encodes MKEKINFKEINKLAIPAIIAGIAEPLISLTDVAIIGNVKENAVEALAAAGIVGSFISAIIWIVAQTKTAISAIVSQHFGAKRIHAVKTLVPQVIAFNFLFSIIIYITTSWFAKAIFSAYNAEGLILNYAQDYYNIRALGYPLTLVTFALFGVFRGLQNTVWAMICSITGGIVNVILDYILVYGIEGYLPALHLKGAAYASVIAQAVILILALFFFFTRTPFSLKLRRKINPNMKVLLIMSANLFVRTAALNFAIYLANAYATNYGKNYIAALSVLMNIWLFFAYFIDGYANAANALSGKLLGAGEYKKLWFLSKDISKYAIVISFFIILFCFIFYSKIGLIFNKDEEVLFLFSSVFWIVLLMQPINAIAFVFDGIFKGLGEAQYLRNVLLAATFVGFWPVLIISDYFKLNLYGIWIAFTVWMLIRSSALVIKFRNKYLKAT; translated from the coding sequence TTGAAAGAAAAAATAAATTTTAAGGAAATTAACAAATTAGCAATCCCGGCGATTATTGCAGGAATAGCCGAACCACTAATTTCCCTTACTGATGTGGCAATTATTGGAAATGTTAAAGAAAATGCAGTAGAAGCATTGGCCGCAGCAGGTATTGTAGGGTCTTTCATTTCGGCTATTATCTGGATTGTTGCTCAAACTAAAACTGCCATTTCGGCTATTGTATCACAACATTTTGGGGCTAAAAGAATTCATGCGGTAAAAACCCTGGTCCCCCAGGTAATTGCTTTTAATTTTCTGTTTAGTATTATTATATACATAACCACTTCTTGGTTTGCCAAAGCAATATTCAGCGCGTATAATGCTGAAGGTTTAATATTAAACTATGCACAGGATTATTATAATATAAGGGCTTTAGGCTATCCTCTTACGCTGGTTACATTTGCTTTGTTTGGTGTGTTCAGAGGCTTGCAAAATACCGTTTGGGCTATGATATGCAGTATCACAGGGGGGATTGTAAACGTTATTTTAGACTATATCCTTGTTTATGGTATAGAGGGTTACCTACCTGCTCTTCATCTTAAAGGAGCTGCTTATGCCAGTGTAATTGCCCAGGCAGTTATATTAATTTTAGCATTGTTTTTCTTTTTTACCCGGACTCCTTTTAGTTTAAAGCTTCGAAGAAAAATTAACCCGAACATGAAAGTGTTGTTAATTATGAGTGCTAATCTTTTTGTAAGAACCGCAGCTCTTAATTTTGCCATATATCTTGCCAATGCCTATGCTACCAATTATGGTAAAAATTATATTGCAGCTTTAAGTGTCTTAATGAATATCTGGTTATTTTTTGCTTATTTTATTGATGGGTATGCCAACGCCGCTAATGCTCTTTCCGGCAAACTCCTTGGAGCAGGAGAATATAAAAAACTATGGTTTTTAAGTAAGGACATAAGCAAATATGCCATTGTAATTTCTTTTTTCATCATACTTTTTTGTTTCATTTTTTATAGCAAAATAGGATTGATTTTCAATAAAGATGAAGAGGTTTTATTTCTCTTTTCCTCTGTTTTCTGGATAGTATTACTCATGCAGCCAATAAATGCTATAGCCTTTGTGTTTGACGGTATTTTTAAGGGACTGGGAGAAGCCCAATATTTACGCAATGTATTATTGGCAGCAACTTTTGTCGGTTTTTGGCCTGTATTGATTATTTCCGATTATTTTAAACTGAATTTATATGGCATCTGGATAGCTTTTACCGTATGGATGCTCATAAGGTCTTCTGCCTTGGTAATAAAATTCAGAAACAAATATTTAAAAGCTACATAA
- a CDS encoding GNAT family N-acetyltransferase — translation MKIRKAITSDIENILKTTRACASKMREQKIFQWNEHYPNYEAFKEDVDREELFVLESKEKIIGCITISTLKDDIYNEINWLTPDEKQIYLHRLAVHPDYQGQGCAQKLMSFAEDYALDNNFLSIRLDTFSKNIRNVNFYERRGYIRLGEVFFPKQSDHPFYCYELILKK, via the coding sequence ATGAAAATAAGAAAAGCTATTACCTCAGACATTGAAAATATATTAAAAACCACCAGAGCATGTGCTTCAAAAATGAGAGAACAGAAAATTTTTCAGTGGAACGAACACTACCCTAATTATGAGGCTTTTAAAGAAGATGTGGATAGAGAAGAACTGTTTGTGCTTGAAAGTAAGGAAAAAATTATTGGCTGTATTACCATTTCTACTTTAAAAGACGATATATATAACGAAATCAATTGGCTTACTCCCGATGAAAAGCAAATTTATTTACACCGGTTGGCTGTTCATCCTGATTACCAGGGACAAGGCTGTGCCCAAAAGCTAATGAGTTTTGCTGAAGATTATGCGCTTGATAACAATTTTTTATCCATCAGGCTGGATACATTTAGCAAAAACATACGCAATGTTAATTTTTACGAACGCAGGGGGTATATAAGACTAGGTGAAGTATTTTTTCCAAAACAAAGTGATCATCCGTTTTATTGTTATGAGTTAATTCTGAAAAAATAA
- a CDS encoding SDR family oxidoreductase, translating into MSLESKVAYITGGTKGIGFGIAKTLLDAGMKVAISGRDLETTLQAVKELTPDTPKVLAIQSDVSSLEDEEKAVKEIIDKWGQIDVVVANAGVGHFAPVDELSVKDWNEMINTNLSGIFHTLKATVGALKKSKGYYITIASLAGTNFFPTAAGYNASKFGVVGFTQAAMLDLRQYDIKVSTIMPGSVATHFNNHQPNEADNWKIQPEDIGELVLDLLKMHPRTLPSKVEVRPTRPDKK; encoded by the coding sequence ATGAGTTTAGAAAGCAAAGTTGCCTACATAACAGGCGGTACAAAAGGGATTGGGTTTGGAATAGCTAAAACATTACTGGACGCAGGTATGAAAGTAGCCATAAGCGGCAGGGATTTGGAAACAACCTTACAGGCTGTTAAAGAGTTAACGCCCGACACTCCTAAAGTATTGGCTATTCAGTCAGATGTGAGCTCCTTAGAAGATGAGGAAAAAGCTGTAAAGGAAATAATTGATAAATGGGGGCAAATAGATGTAGTAGTTGCAAACGCGGGGGTAGGCCATTTTGCTCCGGTTGATGAGCTGTCGGTTAAGGATTGGAATGAAATGATTAATACAAACCTGTCGGGTATTTTTCACACCTTAAAAGCAACAGTTGGAGCCTTAAAAAAATCGAAAGGATACTATATAACGATAGCTAGTTTAGCAGGCACCAATTTTTTCCCTACAGCTGCCGGATATAATGCTTCCAAATTTGGAGTGGTTGGTTTTACACAGGCAGCAATGTTAGATTTAAGACAGTATGATATTAAAGTTTCCACCATAATGCCAGGTTCTGTGGCTACACATTTTAACAATCACCAGCCAAATGAAGCTGATAACTGGAAAATACAACCGGAAGATATAGGGGAATTGGTATTAGATTTACTTAAAATGCACCCAAGAACCTTACCAAGTAAGGTAGAAGTAAGGCCAACACGGCCTGATAAAAAATAA
- a CDS encoding PD-(D/E)XK nuclease family protein produces MESFLASVAKDVTSIHTDFLKLVFVVPGKRAGTFLQKELLSVIPQTTFSPKIISVEEFVEELSNLKLISNLQLLFEFYEVYKKLNEAPEDFYSFNKWAQVLLQDFNEIDRYLIPPKKIFNYIYSVKDIDHWSNQENKTELQENYMKFWKDLDIYYTGFTHHLLSKKKGYQGLIYREAIENIEFYLQNNDNHHVFVGFNALNNAEERLIQEFLHNGNASIYWDTDEHFINDPVHDAGLFMRRYKSEWKFFNYNPFRIISSLYNTPKSIQLIGVPKNISQVKYAGKILQNLSSEQFQSLAVILADETLLTPFLNSVPQTIEKVNVTCGFKLQHTPLASFFSTIIELLEERHKNTWYYKKVIAFFSHPVSRNLFTNEKTDYSNIIIENIQLKNITRVDLKTITESLPEPLHNIIKLVFYNEETHNISQTINNIISLILKVKPTINDPVFLEYLFRFYEVFNQLLLLNTTYHNIPNIKTLRGVYQEILNSESIDFKGEPLDGLQVMGVLESRNIDFETVIITSVNEGILPSGKSYNSFIPFEIKQEYGLPSHKEKDAIYTYHFYRLLQRAKNIYIIYNTEPDVLEGGEKSRFIRQIIHQNLPNHTIKEIIASPEVYFEEEKLLEIHKNAQLINKLKEIAEKGFSPSTLSNYMRNPIDFYDQVILNIKKEEEVEETIALNTLGTVVHNTLEELYKPLTGKILNTQLINEMKPKIEDIIRLNFEKVYKAGDITKGKNLISLNVCRRYIENFLNFETQRLNKGDKIKILHIESNLKIPLNISGLNFPVFLKGKVDRVEEVNGIINVIDYKTGKVSTPDIEITEWENLTEDYKNSKAFQLLCYSYMINEEKNFEKPAGAGIISFKNLQHGVMQFATKETSRSRNKETIINKNTLEIFKKELHKLILEIFNPDIPFIEKEV; encoded by the coding sequence ATGGAAAGTTTTTTAGCATCAGTTGCAAAAGATGTAACTTCAATTCATACAGATTTTTTAAAATTAGTATTTGTGGTTCCTGGTAAAAGAGCCGGTACATTTCTTCAAAAAGAATTACTTTCAGTAATACCACAAACAACCTTTTCTCCAAAAATTATAAGCGTTGAAGAGTTTGTTGAGGAACTATCAAATCTCAAACTAATCTCCAACCTTCAACTCCTTTTTGAATTCTATGAGGTATACAAAAAACTTAATGAGGCTCCGGAAGACTTTTACAGCTTTAATAAATGGGCTCAGGTTTTATTACAGGACTTTAATGAAATAGACAGGTATCTTATACCTCCTAAAAAAATATTTAACTATATATACTCCGTAAAAGATATTGACCATTGGAGTAATCAGGAGAACAAAACAGAATTACAGGAAAATTATATGAAATTCTGGAAAGACCTTGATATTTATTACACCGGATTTACACATCATCTTCTTTCCAAAAAAAAAGGATACCAGGGGCTCATTTACCGGGAAGCTATTGAGAACATAGAATTTTATCTTCAAAACAATGATAATCACCATGTTTTTGTTGGTTTTAATGCTTTGAATAATGCAGAAGAAAGATTAATACAGGAATTTTTACATAATGGGAATGCTTCTATTTATTGGGATACCGATGAACATTTTATAAATGATCCGGTTCATGATGCAGGGTTATTTATGAGAAGATATAAAAGTGAGTGGAAGTTTTTTAATTATAATCCTTTCAGGATAATTTCTTCTTTATACAACACTCCAAAAAGTATTCAACTCATTGGGGTTCCAAAAAATATTTCCCAGGTTAAATATGCCGGTAAAATTTTGCAGAACTTGTCTTCTGAGCAATTTCAATCCCTGGCCGTTATTCTGGCCGATGAAACACTTTTAACTCCCTTTCTTAACTCTGTACCCCAAACCATAGAAAAAGTCAATGTAACCTGCGGATTTAAGCTTCAGCATACTCCTTTAGCTTCATTCTTTTCTACTATTATCGAATTATTAGAAGAAAGACATAAAAACACATGGTATTACAAAAAAGTAATTGCTTTCTTTTCTCATCCGGTAAGCAGAAATCTGTTTACAAATGAAAAGACCGATTATTCAAACATTATAATAGAAAACATTCAACTAAAAAATATTACAAGGGTAGATTTAAAAACAATTACAGAAAGTCTTCCTGAACCTTTACATAATATAATAAAGCTTGTTTTTTATAATGAGGAAACACATAATATATCACAAACAATTAATAATATTATTTCTTTAATACTAAAAGTCAAACCAACTATTAATGACCCTGTGTTTTTGGAATATCTTTTCCGGTTTTACGAAGTATTTAATCAATTATTGCTACTTAACACTACCTATCACAATATTCCCAATATAAAAACTTTAAGAGGAGTCTATCAGGAAATTTTAAACAGTGAATCAATAGACTTTAAAGGAGAACCCCTGGACGGATTACAGGTAATGGGAGTTTTGGAAAGCAGAAATATAGATTTTGAAACAGTGATAATAACTTCGGTTAATGAAGGCATACTTCCCTCGGGAAAAAGTTACAATTCGTTCATTCCTTTTGAAATAAAGCAGGAGTACGGCCTTCCCTCGCACAAAGAAAAAGATGCCATATATACTTATCATTTTTACCGCTTGCTTCAAAGAGCAAAAAATATTTATATAATTTATAACACAGAACCTGATGTGTTGGAAGGAGGTGAAAAAAGCAGGTTTATAAGGCAAATAATACATCAAAACTTACCCAATCACACAATAAAAGAAATTATTGCCAGCCCTGAAGTGTATTTTGAAGAAGAAAAGCTTTTAGAAATTCACAAAAATGCCCAACTCATTAATAAACTTAAAGAGATTGCCGAAAAAGGATTTTCTCCCTCTACACTCTCAAACTATATGCGTAACCCTATCGATTTTTATGACCAGGTAATATTAAATATTAAAAAAGAAGAAGAGGTTGAAGAGACAATTGCTTTAAATACTCTGGGAACGGTTGTACACAATACCCTTGAGGAATTATATAAACCTCTGACGGGAAAAATCTTGAACACCCAACTAATAAATGAAATGAAGCCAAAAATAGAGGATATTATCAGGTTGAATTTTGAAAAAGTATATAAAGCAGGAGATATAACAAAAGGTAAAAACTTAATAAGCTTAAATGTTTGCAGAAGATATATAGAGAATTTCTTGAATTTCGAAACTCAACGACTCAATAAAGGAGATAAAATTAAAATACTTCATATTGAAAGCAATTTAAAAATACCTTTAAATATCTCAGGATTAAATTTTCCGGTTTTTTTAAAAGGAAAAGTAGACAGGGTTGAAGAAGTAAACGGAATCATTAATGTAATAGATTATAAAACAGGAAAAGTAAGCACTCCTGATATAGAGATTACAGAATGGGAAAACTTAACAGAAGATTATAAAAACAGCAAAGCTTTTCAATTACTATGTTATTCTTATATGATTAATGAGGAAAAGAACTTTGAAAAACCGGCAGGAGCAGGTATAATTTCATTTAAAAATCTACAACATGGGGTTATGCAGTTTGCTACCAAAGAAACATCAAGATCCAGAAACAAAGAAACTATAATTAATAAAAACACCCTTGAGATTTTTAAAAAGGAACTTCACAAACTAATTCTTGAAATATTCAATCCGGATATTCCGTTTATTGAAAAAGAAGTTTAA
- a CDS encoding UDP-2,3-diacylglucosamine diphosphatase: MDIPKGKKIYFASDNHLGAPTRKKSFPREQKFVKWLDEVKKDAHCIFLLGDLFDFWFEYKTVVPKGFVRVLGKLAEITDAGIPVYYFVGNHDLWMHGYFEEELNIPVYHKPREYTFNGKSFFIGHGDGLGPGDKGYKRMKKVFTNPIAKWFYRWLHPDVGVKLAQHLSVKNKIISGDEDVKFLGEENEWLVQYCKRKLEDKHRDYFVFGHRHLPLEIEVGNNSTYINLGDWINYYTYGVFEGEKMQLKTYEDKKS, translated from the coding sequence ATGGACATCCCGAAAGGTAAAAAGATATACTTCGCTTCTGATAATCACCTGGGGGCTCCTACCCGGAAAAAAAGCTTCCCGAGAGAACAAAAATTTGTAAAATGGTTAGATGAAGTTAAAAAAGATGCCCACTGTATTTTTTTATTGGGAGATTTGTTTGATTTCTGGTTTGAATATAAAACTGTCGTACCAAAAGGTTTTGTAAGAGTATTGGGAAAATTAGCCGAAATTACAGATGCAGGGATTCCTGTGTATTATTTTGTAGGTAATCACGATTTATGGATGCATGGTTATTTTGAAGAAGAACTTAACATTCCCGTATATCACAAACCCCGGGAATATACTTTTAACGGAAAATCTTTTTTTATAGGCCACGGCGACGGACTAGGACCCGGTGATAAAGGTTATAAACGCATGAAAAAAGTTTTTACCAATCCCATAGCAAAATGGTTTTACAGATGGCTGCACCCTGATGTGGGAGTAAAACTGGCTCAGCATTTATCAGTTAAAAATAAAATAATCTCCGGTGATGAAGACGTAAAGTTTTTAGGTGAAGAAAATGAATGGCTGGTACAATATTGCAAACGAAAACTGGAAGATAAGCATAGAGATTATTTTGTGTTCGGGCACAGGCATCTTCCTCTTGAAATTGAAGTAGGAAATAATTCAACCTATATAAATTTAGGTGATTGGATAAACTATTATACTTATGGGGTTTTTGAAGGCGAAAAAATGCAATTAAAGACCTATGAGGATAAAAAATCCTGA
- a CDS encoding 6-pyruvoyl trahydropterin synthase family protein, with translation MSKIRITKQFSFEAGHALYGYDGKCKNVHGHSYKLSVTVIGNPISETSHVKLGMVIDFGDLKKIVKEEIVDKFDHATVFNKNTPHIELATELERHGHNVILVDYQPTSEQMIIDFSEKIKTRLPEGIQLHSLKLQETESSYAEWYASDN, from the coding sequence ATGAGTAAAATACGCATCACCAAACAATTTAGTTTTGAAGCAGGCCATGCCCTGTATGGCTATGATGGTAAATGCAAAAATGTTCACGGCCATAGTTACAAATTGTCTGTAACGGTAATAGGAAATCCTATATCGGAAACTTCACATGTAAAACTGGGAATGGTTATAGACTTTGGTGATCTGAAAAAAATTGTAAAAGAAGAAATAGTTGATAAGTTTGATCATGCGACTGTTTTTAATAAAAACACACCACACATTGAGCTGGCTACAGAACTGGAAAGGCACGGCCACAATGTTATTCTTGTTGATTATCAACCTACCAGCGAGCAAATGATTATTGACTTTTCTGAAAAAATTAAAACACGCCTTCCCGAAGGTATTCAACTTCACTCTTTAAAGCTACAGGAAACAGAATCTTCATATGCAGAGTGGTATGCAAGTGATAATTAA